The Tautonia marina genome has a window encoding:
- a CDS encoding ATP-dependent DNA helicase, whose amino-acid sequence MTELKFNPAPILGPGGAVNRRMPGYEARPEQLAMAEAVARVIGESGHLVVEAGTGVGKSFAYLVPSILAAAGGGKKVVVSTHTISLQEQLLQKDLPFLRAVMPCEFTATLVKGRSNYVSLRRLESAGGRALATFQHPDEFDQFSSLKSWARETEDGSRSDLNFRPLSAVWDAVASENGNCLGKRCPRFQDCYYFKARRRMRTANILVVNHALFFSDLALRAEGFGLLPDYDVVVFDEAHTLEAIAGDHLGLRITSGQVDYLLGRLYNERTRKGLLAHFDLDEAIDATRPARIAASAFFAAIMRWRESEGQPNGRLRRPMGLQSELPETLRRLASAIFEGAKEIEDEGQRLELTAVGDRCDLTAISIDRWLEQSEPDGVYWVDLEGNLQKRRVSLAAAPIEVGPVLNRLLFQEVPTCILTSATLCSGSPPDFRFIRNRLGLSSGQSLQLGSPFAYEDQARLHLVRNMPDPSDDPAGFERACLRAIPTYLEKTGGRAFVLFTSYRFMESAAKALLPWFIERNIPLYSQSDGLPRSKMIESFRSNPGSVLFGTDSFWQGVDVPGEALGNVIITKLPFSVPERPLLEARLEAIRARGGNPFLEHQVPEAVLKLKQGFGRLIRSRTDRGIVVILDPRVLTKPYGRAFLDGLPDCPRMIDTLRPN is encoded by the coding sequence ATGACCGAACTCAAATTCAACCCGGCCCCGATCCTTGGCCCCGGAGGAGCCGTCAACCGTCGGATGCCAGGCTACGAGGCTCGCCCCGAGCAACTGGCGATGGCCGAGGCAGTCGCCCGGGTCATCGGCGAGAGTGGCCACCTTGTCGTTGAGGCGGGCACCGGGGTGGGCAAGAGTTTCGCGTATCTTGTCCCCAGCATTCTCGCGGCGGCCGGGGGGGGGAAGAAGGTTGTCGTCTCGACCCACACGATCAGTCTCCAGGAGCAGTTACTCCAGAAAGATCTGCCCTTTCTTCGAGCGGTCATGCCGTGCGAATTCACGGCGACCCTGGTCAAAGGACGATCGAACTACGTCAGTCTTCGTCGCCTGGAGTCGGCCGGTGGAAGGGCATTGGCGACCTTTCAGCATCCGGACGAGTTCGACCAGTTTAGCAGCCTGAAATCGTGGGCAAGGGAGACGGAGGACGGAAGCCGTTCGGATCTCAACTTTCGGCCGCTGTCGGCCGTCTGGGATGCGGTGGCGAGTGAAAACGGCAATTGCCTTGGGAAACGCTGTCCTCGATTTCAGGACTGTTACTACTTCAAGGCTCGCCGACGGATGCGAACGGCCAATATCCTGGTCGTCAATCACGCCCTCTTCTTCAGTGACCTGGCCCTTCGGGCCGAAGGGTTCGGTCTGCTTCCGGATTACGATGTGGTTGTCTTCGATGAGGCCCACACGCTTGAGGCGATCGCGGGAGATCATCTCGGGCTCCGGATTACGTCCGGTCAGGTCGATTACCTGCTCGGCAGACTCTACAACGAGCGCACGCGAAAAGGGTTGCTCGCCCACTTCGACCTTGACGAGGCAATCGATGCGACTCGACCCGCGCGGATTGCCGCGTCGGCGTTCTTTGCCGCCATCATGCGATGGCGAGAATCCGAAGGTCAGCCGAACGGTCGACTTCGCCGTCCGATGGGCCTTCAATCGGAGCTGCCCGAAACCCTCAGACGACTGGCGAGTGCAATTTTCGAGGGGGCCAAGGAGATCGAAGACGAAGGGCAGCGGCTGGAGCTGACTGCCGTCGGCGACCGCTGCGATCTGACGGCCATCAGCATCGATCGTTGGCTGGAGCAATCCGAGCCGGATGGGGTGTACTGGGTTGACCTTGAGGGAAATCTCCAGAAGCGCCGGGTTTCCCTCGCGGCGGCACCGATTGAGGTTGGTCCCGTCCTGAATCGACTCCTGTTTCAGGAGGTGCCGACCTGCATCCTCACCTCAGCAACGCTCTGCTCGGGGTCGCCGCCTGACTTCCGATTCATCCGGAACCGACTGGGACTGAGCAGTGGGCAATCGCTCCAGCTGGGAAGTCCCTTCGCGTACGAGGATCAGGCCCGTCTTCATCTGGTTCGGAACATGCCCGACCCTTCCGACGACCCGGCCGGGTTCGAGCGCGCTTGCCTCCGAGCCATTCCCACGTACCTTGAGAAAACCGGGGGCCGGGCCTTTGTTCTCTTCACCTCGTATCGCTTCATGGAGTCGGCCGCGAAAGCCTTGCTTCCCTGGTTCATCGAACGGAACATTCCGCTTTATTCGCAGAGCGATGGACTGCCCCGATCGAAGATGATCGAGTCGTTCCGATCCAACCCTGGAAGCGTTCTGTTCGGTACCGACAGCTTCTGGCAAGGGGTGGATGTCCCGGGGGAGGCCCTGGGGAACGTCATCATCACCAAGCTCCCGTTCAGCGTGCCCGAACGACCGTTGCTTGAAGCGCGTCTTGAGGCGATTCGAGCGCGAGGCGGCAACCCCTTCCTCGAACACCAAGTTCCCGAGGCCGTCTTGAAGCTGAAGCAAGGCTTTGGACGCTTGATTCGTTCAAGAACCGATCGGGGGATTGTGGTGATCCTTGACCCCCGAGTCTTGACCAAGCCCTACGGCCGAGCTTTTCTGGATGGGCTCCCGGATTGTCCTCGGATGATCGATACGCTTCGACCGAATTGA
- the hisF gene encoding imidazole glycerol phosphate synthase subunit HisF encodes MLAKRIIPCLDVNAGRVVKGTNFLNLRDAGDPVEVAARYDAEGADELVFLDITASHEGRGIILDVVRRTAEVCFMPLTVGGGIRTLDDIRALLNAGADKVSINSTAVRDPEFVRSAARRFGSQCIVVNIDPKRVQRGDQEVWEVHINGGRIPTGLEAVSWAREVERLGAGEIVLTSMDADGTKNGYDLPMTRAVSDAVTIPVVASGGAGHPEHLRAALVEGGADAALAASIFHYREFTIAETKAYLSRHHVPVRELTGV; translated from the coding sequence ATGCTCGCCAAGCGGATTATTCCTTGCCTCGACGTCAACGCGGGCCGTGTTGTCAAGGGCACGAATTTCTTGAATCTTCGAGACGCCGGAGACCCGGTTGAGGTGGCCGCTCGCTATGATGCCGAGGGAGCGGACGAACTGGTGTTTCTCGATATCACGGCCAGTCACGAAGGCCGAGGAATCATTCTCGACGTGGTCCGTCGGACGGCGGAAGTCTGTTTCATGCCGCTGACCGTTGGTGGCGGAATCCGGACCCTCGACGATATTCGAGCGCTTCTGAATGCCGGGGCAGACAAGGTTTCGATCAATTCGACGGCGGTTCGTGATCCTGAGTTTGTCCGTTCTGCTGCTCGGCGATTCGGAAGCCAGTGCATCGTCGTGAATATCGACCCGAAACGGGTGCAACGAGGCGATCAGGAGGTCTGGGAGGTGCATATCAACGGTGGGCGCATCCCAACCGGTCTGGAGGCGGTTTCCTGGGCTCGCGAGGTCGAGCGACTCGGGGCCGGCGAGATCGTTCTTACCAGCATGGATGCCGACGGCACGAAGAACGGGTATGATCTTCCTATGACGCGCGCGGTCAGTGATGCCGTGACGATTCCGGTGGTCGCTTCCGGCGGTGCCGGGCATCCGGAGCATCTGCGAGCCGCACTGGTTGAGGGAGGAGCCGATGCGGCCCTTGCCGCAAGCATCTTCCACTATCGAGAATTTACGATTGCCGAAACAAAAGCCTATCTCAGCCGCCATCACGTTCCCGTCCGAGAGTTGACCGGAGTGTGA
- a CDS encoding type IV pilus twitching motility protein PilT has translation MATGIDAQTIEPVNPSEPEANKLFRMVMKHKGSDLHLKVGVSPAMRLTGVLRQMQLPPLTTADMERLMFPLLTARQKTILEEEGGVDFAHIVTDPDGMETRFRVNLFRQRGKLSLVARRVNNQVPDFEGLGLPPVLAEIASHDQGIVILAGVTGSGKSTTIASMLEYVNSRERCNIVTIEDPIEFTFVDKKSIVHQREVGIDVIDWDTALKHAVRQDPDIILVGEMRDRDTFNAAMHAAETGHLVFGTIHASSAPSTIGRILDLFPRDMHPALRQSMAFNLQAIIAQKLLPTAKDWAEKTGQTRIPTCEIMRTSPTVRKLILNEEDGKLGDAIRIGKEDGMQDFTESLKQLVQAEKVERATAFEVAPSPEALKMALKGITIAQPGIL, from the coding sequence ATGGCCACCGGTATCGATGCCCAGACGATCGAGCCTGTCAACCCGAGCGAGCCGGAAGCCAACAAGCTGTTCCGGATGGTGATGAAGCACAAAGGTTCCGATCTTCACCTGAAGGTCGGCGTCTCTCCGGCGATGCGGTTGACCGGCGTACTTCGTCAGATGCAGCTTCCGCCGCTCACCACGGCAGACATGGAACGATTGATGTTCCCGCTGCTGACAGCTCGGCAGAAAACCATCCTGGAAGAGGAAGGCGGTGTCGACTTCGCCCACATCGTGACGGATCCGGATGGGATGGAGACCCGCTTCCGCGTGAATCTCTTCCGACAACGAGGCAAGCTCAGCCTGGTCGCCCGCCGGGTCAACAATCAGGTTCCGGACTTCGAAGGACTCGGATTGCCTCCTGTGTTGGCCGAAATCGCCAGTCACGACCAGGGAATTGTGATCCTGGCGGGTGTCACCGGTTCCGGAAAATCGACGACGATTGCCTCAATGCTGGAGTACGTCAATTCTCGAGAACGCTGCAATATCGTGACCATCGAGGATCCGATCGAATTCACGTTTGTCGACAAGAAATCGATCGTCCACCAGCGAGAGGTTGGTATCGATGTCATTGACTGGGATACGGCCTTGAAGCACGCTGTGCGACAGGACCCGGATATTATCCTGGTCGGTGAGATGCGTGACCGCGACACGTTCAATGCGGCCATGCACGCGGCCGAGACGGGCCACCTGGTGTTCGGAACGATTCACGCCTCCTCGGCCCCTTCGACGATCGGCCGTATTCTGGACCTGTTCCCGAGAGACATGCACCCGGCGCTGCGGCAGTCAATGGCCTTCAACCTCCAGGCGATCATCGCACAAAAGCTCTTGCCGACGGCCAAAGACTGGGCAGAAAAGACCGGCCAGACCCGGATACCGACGTGCGAGATCATGCGCACCAGCCCGACCGTGCGTAAGCTGATCCTCAACGAAGAAGACGGCAAGCTCGGTGACGCGATCCGGATCGGCAAGGAAGATGGGATGCAAGACTTTACCGAAAGCCTCAAGCAACTTGTTCAGGCTGAAAAAGTCGAACGAGCGACGGCCTTCGAGGTCGCTCCCAGCCCCGAGGCGTTGAAGATGGCGTTGAAGGGGATTACCATCGCCCAGCCTGGAATTCTTTAA
- a CDS encoding GspE/PulE family protein — protein sequence MIRPRLVLAMIALALVGLVNGAEAAELPGLLLAQSAAINTLRGPGLYLNLFKFVPVVLIYLAWVKTVDWVDDDTRELQNIRFEMWNSLVFFSGILGFLLVWIIPFYPIGLVLLLIAYLAPSLTYAYSRNQTVPDDEKVLTPYHFGELINGLLKRRIFNVEQGTDYHGGPPITFMGKSSTGKVDEDRVAKAEGSPQFIGAKELVYDAILRRATDIHLEPSPDQLAVRYRIDGIMHAAEPFDRSTGDAVINIFKVLCAMDISEKRKPQDGSFAAKFEGREIDFRVATSGSKAGEKLVMRILDNAASVGRLEEVGMRPKMVASIREIVNQPHGMFLCCGPTGSGKSTTLYACLREIDRFQKNIITVEDPVEYHIDNVTQIEINTKAGQTFAQQLRSILRQDPDVIMIGEVRDQETATIACQAATTGHMVFSTVHANDTVTALFRMLDLGVEPFMIANSITAILGQRLVRLLCETCKEPYKPKAEFLKKANLPPDKVDVFYRPPKEPEQVCPMCGGTGYMGRTGIFELLLITDPMRELIRENPSVKAIKDEARKNGMIYLTEDGLRQVIQGRTSIEELMRVVK from the coding sequence ATGATCCGCCCGCGCCTGGTCCTGGCGATGATTGCCCTGGCGCTTGTTGGCCTCGTGAACGGGGCCGAGGCAGCCGAACTGCCGGGGTTGCTTCTGGCCCAGTCCGCGGCCATCAACACCCTCCGAGGTCCTGGTCTGTACCTGAACCTGTTCAAGTTTGTTCCGGTCGTCCTGATCTATCTTGCCTGGGTCAAGACGGTGGACTGGGTGGACGACGATACCCGGGAACTGCAGAACATCCGGTTCGAAATGTGGAACTCGCTGGTCTTCTTCAGTGGGATTCTCGGATTCCTGCTCGTCTGGATCATCCCGTTCTATCCGATTGGCCTGGTTCTCCTCCTGATTGCCTATCTGGCACCTTCGTTAACGTATGCCTACTCAAGAAATCAGACTGTTCCCGATGATGAGAAGGTGCTGACGCCCTATCACTTCGGCGAGTTGATCAACGGATTACTGAAACGTCGTATTTTTAATGTCGAGCAAGGGACGGACTATCACGGGGGGCCGCCCATCACGTTCATGGGGAAGTCGTCTACCGGCAAGGTTGACGAGGACCGAGTGGCCAAAGCCGAGGGCTCGCCTCAATTCATTGGGGCGAAGGAACTGGTCTACGACGCAATCCTCCGCCGAGCGACCGACATCCACCTGGAGCCGAGTCCCGACCAGCTTGCCGTGCGCTACCGGATCGACGGCATCATGCACGCCGCCGAACCTTTCGATCGCTCGACCGGCGACGCCGTGATCAACATTTTTAAAGTTCTCTGCGCCATGGACATCTCCGAAAAGCGCAAGCCTCAGGACGGCTCCTTCGCGGCGAAGTTTGAGGGACGCGAGATTGATTTCCGAGTCGCGACCTCCGGTTCGAAAGCCGGAGAGAAGCTGGTCATGCGAATTCTCGACAATGCCGCCTCGGTTGGCCGGCTTGAAGAAGTGGGGATGCGACCGAAGATGGTGGCGTCGATTCGCGAGATCGTAAACCAGCCTCACGGAATGTTCCTTTGTTGTGGACCTACCGGCTCGGGCAAGAGCACCACGCTTTATGCCTGTCTTCGAGAGATTGACCGCTTTCAGAAGAACATTATCACGGTCGAAGACCCGGTCGAGTACCACATTGACAACGTCACTCAGATCGAAATCAACACCAAGGCGGGTCAGACTTTTGCCCAGCAGTTGCGGTCGATTCTGCGCCAGGACCCCGACGTGATCATGATCGGTGAGGTCCGTGATCAGGAGACTGCGACAATCGCCTGCCAGGCAGCGACGACCGGTCACATGGTCTTCTCGACCGTCCACGCCAACGACACGGTGACGGCCCTCTTTCGAATGCTCGACCTGGGGGTCGAGCCCTTCATGATCGCCAACTCAATCACAGCCATCCTCGGTCAGCGGCTCGTCCGACTGCTCTGCGAAACCTGCAAGGAACCCTACAAGCCCAAGGCAGAGTTCCTGAAGAAGGCAAACCTTCCTCCTGACAAGGTGGACGTCTTCTACCGTCCTCCCAAGGAACCCGAGCAAGTTTGCCCAATGTGCGGCGGCACAGGCTACATGGGCCGAACCGGGATTTTCGAACTCTTGCTGATTACCGACCCCATGCGCGAGTTGATTCGAGAGAATCCCTCGGTCAAGGCGATTAAGGATGAGGCGCGCAAGAACGGGATGATCTACCTGACCGAAGATGGCTTACGACAGGTGATCCAGGGACGCACCTCGATCGAAGAACTCATGCGGGTGGTCAAGTAA